CCACGTCAAGCGGCTCCGCGTTTGCAACCGTTGCCACAAGGCAACCCAAACGCCATCGCCGCCATGCCTTCGGGACACATGTCACAACCGCAAGGGCAATACCAACAACGCCAATACCAACAACAAGGCGTGCCAGCTCGTATGGCATCCTACGGTCAAGGCGGCCAACAGATGATCAACGGCGAAATGGTCGTGCCAGGCAGCATGGTCAATCACGGTGCCTCTGCCGGATCGTACGGCGGTCAAGTCAGCGGAGCCCCGATGATGGGGCAACCCGTACCGATGGCTCCAGCGGCTCCCGCCGGTGCTCCTCGATACGACTCGCCGAACCTGCCCAACTACGCTTGGCCTGGCTACGCAGCCTCGCCGAACTACGCTGCATTGTCGTACCCACAACAGTACAGCCCATCCGCGTTCCCTTACATCGGCCCATTCTACCCTTACCCACAAGTCCCATTGGGATGGCGTAAGGTTAGCCTTGAGTGGGACGACGGCTGGTGGATGCTTGACTTCACCGACAAGTAGTCAGCAAAGGAAAGCGTCGGCTTCCACACGAAGGCGACAACCTGGCTCCTGACGAATATCACGAAAGCTCGACGTCCCACCCGGACGCCGAGCTTTTCGCGTTTCTGAACGCAAGATGCCACCAGGCTACGCCACCAACAAAACTCTGGCTTCTGGCGCCAGCAATATTGCGCCAGCTGAACCTGGGCCACTGCCTCATCGGCAACCATGGCCGCAATTTTCACCGGGACATTGCGTACCGCGTTTGATATGATGCTCAGCTAATCTTTTCTCTGATACGAATACAACGTTCCATGTCCAGCGCTGAATCTCTCGAACGCCTCGAAGTCAACCTGTCGCCACAGGAGCGATTCGAGGAATACCTGCAAAGCCGCGGACAGCGACAAACCAAACCTCGTAAATTTCTCGTTGAGACCATTTTTTCACAACATGAGCATTTCGACGCCGACGAACTGATCGAGAAACTGCCCCGCAAAGGGCAACCCAACTACGTCAGTTCCGCGACCGTCTACCGCTCCCTTCGAGAATTCGTCGATGCTGGCCTGCTAATCAGCTTCCAGCTCGATGGACGCATGGTCTATGAACTCGACTACGGCTACCCGCCGCACGATCACCTGTACTGCACCCGGTGTCGTAAACTGATCGAGTTCCGCAGCGAGGAACTGATGGGCATTCGTGACGCCGAGGCC
This genomic interval from Neorhodopirellula lusitana contains the following:
- a CDS encoding Fur family transcriptional regulator, producing the protein MSSAESLERLEVNLSPQERFEEYLQSRGQRQTKPRKFLVETIFSQHEHFDADELIEKLPRKGQPNYVSSATVYRSLREFVDAGLLISFQLDGRMVYELDYGYPPHDHLYCTRCRKLIEFRSEELMGIRDAEAAQHGFRVTGHRLIVQGVCRDCTGSRRKKRKQDLI